From the genome of Niabella agricola, one region includes:
- a CDS encoding SusC/RagA family TonB-linked outer membrane protein, translated as MRRFNAYIKKIIVVFIAFLTSCIGFAQTGHVLKGKVVDEYGHPVPNVKVLEKGTGHFVWSNGEGFFEIKTAMRSSLVFSGTGADVIYYKPKPGERDIVVQIRKSYLTPSDSIDVLYESKKADLSLASVATVYTPQIATTPATLYPYALTGRLQGLYTEQLRGFRSFSGTADANSTKDLAGTLARTGLAPFSDNNEISMKLRGQNPVVVVDGIQRNIFSLDPESIESISVLKDGLSAIALGQRSSNGVLLVTTKKPKPGPPQLSFTAEMGTQEPLKLPKPVSAFDYAYLVNEALSNEGRKTLYTVTDLERFKKGDNPYQYPDVNWYDLVLKKSAPLYRYNLNVGGGGGVARYMVSLNYANQEGLLNTKNPDAKMQLQRYLINSKVDIDVTRYFNIGVQLFGRIQDGNQPGATTGAILDNLLRTPGNAYPVYNPNGSYGGNNSFQTNLKSMLDESGYIMNNDRDIMANVDMKYNFDAWVKGLWAKVKGNIAVQSATLTDRGMRVPVFLMQVSDNADTTYARYGDVNAQRNDFYTISNARYWYAQGELGYSKAMPSGHSFTGSLMADTRRTTLNFDMPGTANNYMAKARYDYQQKYILEAAVNYSGYDWYPPGHQYGLFYAAGAGWNIAKEALIKDHAAWINLLKLRATFAHTGNGIDNSGYFIWRQTYAANEGQTGIGGIDHIRAQQALAENGLANTNISWEQGNKLNAGLDIALFKNRLSVTADYYRDVYFDLLQTRGKSIALLGTGYPSENIGRNLYTGGELAISYQNNIGAFNYFVTANGSLEKTKVLFSDEQRRDYPWNTRTGMPVGQRFGYIADGLFQTEAEIASGAVIAGYEVHPGDIKFRDLNGDGLIDQFDETAIGTTSPLLYYGLTTGFSYKGFGFSILFQGVRNRNLYIDSWDTEILRANGQVYGQIYEQLLNRWTPETATTATYPRLKANGSFGDAYTLSSSSFWMHSGDYWRIRNVNLQYTFPFQWTSKFKVAGITAFVNAQNLFTWSAYDRVDPEVGTAAYPIQRVYNMGVNVKF; from the coding sequence CCTGGCGAACGTGATATTGTTGTGCAGATCAGGAAAAGTTATTTAACCCCTTCCGATAGTATCGACGTGTTGTATGAAAGCAAAAAAGCAGATCTGTCCCTTGCTTCCGTTGCTACCGTTTATACACCGCAGATCGCCACCACGCCTGCTACATTGTATCCTTATGCACTTACCGGCAGGCTGCAGGGGCTGTATACAGAGCAACTGAGGGGCTTCCGGTCCTTTTCTGGAACAGCGGATGCCAATTCTACAAAAGACCTGGCCGGAACCCTGGCGAGAACAGGTCTGGCGCCTTTTAGCGACAACAACGAGATCTCTATGAAGCTAAGAGGGCAGAATCCGGTGGTAGTGGTGGATGGCATCCAGCGGAATATTTTTTCACTGGACCCCGAAAGCATTGAAAGCATCTCTGTTTTAAAGGACGGCCTGTCTGCGATAGCACTGGGGCAGCGGAGCTCCAACGGTGTGCTGCTGGTTACGACGAAAAAGCCCAAACCCGGACCACCACAGCTTTCTTTTACGGCAGAAATGGGCACACAGGAACCCTTGAAACTTCCAAAACCGGTAAGCGCATTTGATTATGCCTATCTGGTAAACGAGGCCCTGTCAAATGAAGGCAGAAAGACCCTGTATACAGTCACCGACCTGGAACGATTTAAAAAGGGCGATAATCCCTATCAGTATCCCGATGTAAACTGGTATGACCTGGTATTGAAAAAGAGCGCACCCCTGTACCGGTATAATTTAAATGTTGGCGGAGGCGGTGGCGTAGCAAGGTATATGGTCTCCTTAAATTATGCAAACCAGGAAGGACTGCTGAATACAAAAAATCCGGATGCCAAAATGCAGCTTCAGCGCTATCTTATTAACTCTAAAGTGGACATTGATGTAACCCGGTACTTTAACATCGGTGTACAATTGTTTGGACGTATACAGGATGGGAATCAACCCGGCGCCACAACCGGTGCTATCCTGGATAATTTACTGCGAACGCCCGGCAATGCGTACCCCGTTTATAACCCCAATGGCTCTTATGGAGGGAATAATTCCTTTCAGACAAACCTGAAATCCATGCTGGACGAATCCGGTTACATAATGAACAACGACCGGGATATCATGGCTAATGTAGACATGAAGTACAATTTTGATGCATGGGTAAAAGGCCTGTGGGCAAAAGTGAAGGGTAATATTGCTGTACAATCGGCCACATTAACAGACCGGGGAATGCGGGTGCCTGTGTTTTTGATGCAGGTAAGTGATAATGCAGATACCACCTACGCCCGTTATGGTGATGTAAATGCGCAGCGGAACGATTTTTATACCATCTCAAACGCCCGTTATTGGTATGCACAGGGGGAGCTTGGATATTCAAAAGCAATGCCGTCCGGGCATTCATTCACGGGATCACTAATGGCCGATACACGGCGCACCACGCTCAATTTTGATATGCCCGGTACCGCAAATAATTATATGGCAAAGGCCCGGTATGATTACCAGCAAAAGTATATACTCGAAGCGGCTGTTAATTATAGTGGCTACGACTGGTACCCGCCCGGTCACCAGTACGGTCTCTTTTATGCAGCAGGCGCCGGATGGAATATTGCCAAAGAGGCCCTGATAAAAGATCATGCGGCCTGGATCAATCTGTTGAAGCTAAGAGCTACGTTTGCCCACACCGGAAATGGTATCGACAATTCAGGCTATTTTATCTGGCGACAAACCTATGCGGCAAACGAAGGGCAAACCGGTATTGGGGGGATTGATCATATACGGGCGCAGCAGGCGCTTGCCGAAAACGGGCTGGCAAATACCAATATCAGCTGGGAGCAGGGTAATAAGCTCAATGCGGGGTTGGATATTGCGTTATTTAAAAACCGTCTTTCTGTTACTGCTGATTATTACAGGGATGTTTATTTCGACCTGCTTCAGACAAGGGGAAAGAGTATCGCCCTGCTGGGTACCGGCTATCCCAGTGAGAATATCGGGAGAAATCTTTATACCGGCGGAGAGCTGGCCATTTCCTATCAAAATAATATTGGGGCCTTCAATTATTTCGTAACCGCCAACGGCTCCCTGGAAAAAACAAAAGTGCTGTTTTCAGATGAACAGCGGCGGGATTATCCCTGGAATACAAGAACCGGAATGCCGGTAGGGCAGCGATTCGGTTATATTGCCGACGGACTGTTTCAGACCGAAGCTGAAATAGCTTCCGGTGCCGTGATCGCGGGTTATGAGGTGCACCCCGGCGATATAAAATTCAGGGATCTGAATGGTGATGGTTTGATCGATCAGTTTGATGAAACGGCAATAGGAACTACCAGCCCGCTTTTGTATTACGGGCTTACCACCGGGTTCAGTTACAAGGGGTTTGGTTTTAGCATCCTGTTCCAGGGTGTCAGGAACAGGAACCTGTACATTGATAGCTGGGACACGGAGATCTTAAGAGCTAATGGCCAGGTATACGGGCAGATATATGAGCAACTGCTGAACCGGTGGACCCCCGAAACGGCGACCACAGCCACTTATCCAAGGCTGAAGGCGAATGGATCCTTTGGCGACGCGTATACATTAAGCAGCAGCAGCTTCTGGATGCATTCCGGTGATTACTGGCGTATCCGGAATGTGAACCTCCAATATACATTTCCGTTCCAATGGACTTCAAAGTTCAAAGTAGCAGGCATTACCGCTTTTGTAAATGCGCAGAATCTGTTTACCTGGTCGGCTTATGACCGGGTAGATCCCGAAGTTGGAACCGCGGCATATCCGATACAACGGGTGTATAACATGGGGGTTAATGTAAAATTTTAG